The Cellulophaga sp. RHA19 genome includes the window TTAGTAAAGAGTGATGCTTTTAAAGCTGAAACAATTTCTAAAAAAAGAATAGTACAAGGTTTTTTAAATACAGATCCAGAGCGTACTGTTAGGGTTAGAATAAAGGGCGATGATGGTTTTTTAACCATAAAAGGAAAATCTAACAGCACGGGAACATCTAGGTTTGAGTGGGAAAAGCAAATACCAGTTAAAGAAGCAGAAGCATTGCTTAAGTTGTGTGAAGAAGGTGTAATTGATAAAATACGTTACAATATTACTGTAGCAAACCATTTATATGAAGTTGATGAGTTTTTTAGTGACAACCAAGGTTTAATTGTTGCCGAAGTTGAGCTAAACGATGAGGATGAGGAGTTTGTAAAACCAAACTGGTTAGGAGAAGAGGTTACTGGTGATATTAAATATTATAATTCTCAGTTAAGTAAAAATCCTTTTAAAAATTGGAGCTTATAAAACATAAAAGTCTAGTAAAATGTACTAGACTTTTTTATTTGTTTTTCTTTAGTTAGACGTGTAGTTCAGTTTTTTCTCAATAGCTCTAATCATAACATTAGCAATATCTA containing:
- a CDS encoding CYTH domain-containing protein encodes the protein MVEIERKFLVKSDAFKAETISKKRIVQGFLNTDPERTVRVRIKGDDGFLTIKGKSNSTGTSRFEWEKQIPVKEAEALLKLCEEGVIDKIRYNITVANHLYEVDEFFSDNQGLIVAEVELNDEDEEFVKPNWLGEEVTGDIKYYNSQLSKNPFKNWSL